CGTTAAATTTTGTTTCTTAGAGTCTATGTCTGTTTAGCCATCGTACGCTCAGGATCTTGGTACAGGAGAGGTCACGCATGGAGTGTATGGCTCGCTTTTGCAAGGGTTGGGAACTGTTGTTGGATTCTTTGGAGCGATTCCTTGTTGCCCATGCCCCAACCCATTCCGAAATGTTCAACAAGGTGAACTTCATGTCAGAACTCGGTTGGTGGGCCAACACTGACATATCCGTCAATTCAAGGTTCTGTGGGTCTCGTCTCACGCTTTGGACAATTCTACAAGTCGGTCGACCCCGGTTTAGTCCAAGTGAACGTATGCACGGAATCGCTCCGCATCGTCGACGTCAAGATCCAAATCAGCCCTATTGGAAGGCAGATGGTGATGTAATTAGCAACGCTTTCCCGCCTCTTTTTTACCAGCCGCTAATCATATTTTGAATTTAGCACTCGTGACAACGTCAACGTCGAAATGTATGTTTAGAAATCCCAGGCCTGGTTTATTTGTGAGGACGATACTCACACTGTTTTTTCTTCACAGCGACTCGGTCATCTATTTCCAAATCTGCAACCCCTACCGCGCCGCGTTCGGCATTACCGACTTGCGCCAGGCCCTCATCGAGCGAGCCCAGACAACGCTGCGACATGTTGTTGGCGCACGGGCTGTGCAGAGCGTCGTCACCGAGCGTGAAGCCATCGCATTTGAAATTGCCGAGATCGTTGGTGACATTGCGGATAAGTggggtgttgccattgagggTATCCTCATCAAGGACATCATTTTCAGTCCGGAAGTATCAGCATCGCTCTCCAGTGCTGCTCAACAGAAGAGGATTGGAGAGTCGAAGGTCATTGCTGCACGCGCCGAAGTTGACGCGGCTAGGTTAATGAGGCAGGCAGCTGATATTTTGGCATCACCTGCTGCCATGCAGATCAGGCAGTTGGAAGCTCGTAAGTTTCTTTTTATTCATGGCTGCTCATGGATTTGAAGATGGCCTCGGGACTGACTGTATCTTTACCTGCATTTCTCAGTGCAACAAATGGCCAAATCAGCGAACAGCAAAGTGGTCTTTGTTCCGATGCAACTTCAAAGCGACGTGACCGGCCAGCTTGCCTCTGGGTCGGGGTTGAACCAAATTATACAGAACGAATCTGGGACAACACCGGAAGGTTCGTTGGGCATGGCTGGTCGCGTCGGTGTGCTGAACAGCGTTTCAGAGGTGTAAACAGTATGACGACTTGCCGAAATACCCGTTTATTCCTGaattctacatttttgctATGTCAGGCTCCTACGACCTGTATTCTTTGATGACCATCTTTCGCCTTTCTTATGATTCCCATTATTCCTTCATACCCTTTGTAACTGTATCCCCTGTTACTCTTAATATTGCCACCTGCTATCATTTTCCTACACCAACCTTCCTACGATTTCTGCATACGACTATAACGATGTCGTTTGCAACGCCCATTCCATCATTATTTCGATGTAGGGAATAACGATGCAATTGTGATACTATTTCCGTGTAATTACTTATGTCCTTCAATGATTATGCCATTCACGGTACCGGGAGGTCAGATCTAAGATATCATGATTGAATGAATCCGAAGTGAATCGCGATCTTTTTCGTCAACTCATAAAGATTACATTAGATGAAATAGCTACATTCTGATCCACTAAACCCAAACCTGCCCAAGATAATAAACCCAAaatgagaagaaagaaatgatgCGTCGTTAACTTGATATTTCGTGTGTTTATATTGCCTCCTTCTATTACATAGACACACACTTGGATTGGTTTCATTACGCCGCTGTGGAAGGAGCAGCCTGGAGAATTAGAAGACTGGCATTGACGTTGGTAGCCACCAGTGCGGCGCCGACGTCACCCAACGTCTTTGGCACAGAACTGCTCGTGCTAGCCACCGTGGCCGCACCATTCGCGTTTCCACCATCGCCTGTTGCAAGTCTTTGCAGCTCGTCACGCAAAGACTCGACAGCCAGCCTGCGCGAGCGCCCAGCAACGACAATGAGGGTCCGCTGGAACGTTTTTGCGGCTTCTTCCTTCGCAAGTTCCGTGACGCGGCGAAGGGGTGTGGGCGTAGATTCGACATGGAATGTTATGCGTGAAAGAGAAGTAAGACGGGGTTCGGAGGACTCGGGGCGGGTGAAGCGGTCCCAGAGAATGCTGTCagctgtgttggaggaaAGAAGGGTTTGTGTAGTGTGAGCGCCATATACAGTGTCTGCAGCAGCGACGGTctaagaaaagaaaaattagCCATAAGCGATGATATATTTGTCATTGACTCACATGTTGCAGCGGAGGAAGGACGAGAGCGGCTGTGGAACCATCACGATGTCCTTCGTCACCTGGTGTGTGCATATCGGGTACAGCCTCCGTTTTGTTGAGTTTCACAACTTTCGCAGTAACTCCTGGACATTCGCACATTTGCACCACGAGAGCCAATGCCAGACGATCATCGGGTCCACCAAAGAACGGTAGGAACAAGTGCTGCTTGCCAGTGCCATTAGATACGACACCACTGCCACTACCGATTACCCCACGATCGACAAAGAGGCCAATATCGCAAGGCGATTTGGCAAAGACGTTTCGAATATATTCAGAGTAGACGTACGAGCTCGTCTGATCTTGCGTGGTCGTTTTGTGGAAAATACCATCGAACGGGTTGCGCGTGCCCACTGCTACTCCTTGCTGTTGTCCTGCCTCGCCTGCGACATCCTCCAATACAGACGTTATACCCCTTGCCCAAGGAATGAGCACCAGCTGCGCCGACGTGTCCGCAACGTGCTTCGCAATCGTTTCAGGGAATTCGTCAAAATTGACAACAGCGAGGTTGGCCATGACATTGAAATTGTGTAGCTGTCCAAACGTGCGGTACACGGACACGACCGGATCGTTGTAGATCAGGGAGCTGGCCTCTTGAGAACGCAGCACTGCAGATGTACGATTGGTAAGTTCCATAAGACGAAGAGCTTCGATTGAAATTGGGGTTGAGTTTGACGAAGGGGATGGGTTTGATTGAGACGCAGCTTCAACATTTTGTATATCATCGGCATTGGCTCTAACGTTATCAACGAGATTCGATGAGAGTGGTGCCACAGAGTAGCTTTCAGGAGCTTGAAAGAGTTGTGAGAGAGTCATAGCTGCCGACAGCGCCTCAAACTTATCGAGGACAATTGCAAATCTGGTTTTTCTGTGATCATCAGGTGGAGGGCCAGAGATGCTAGTAGGCTTTTCGTCGCTTTCATTAACCTTATCTCCCCGGTGATGAACCCTGTGTCTTGCAGGATAAAATAAAAGGACAAGTGGCGTGGTCATGAATGTGAGCACCAGCGCGTGCACCACAAACATAGAAAATGTCTTGGTATTTAGGATGTTGGCTTGAAGCCCGATGTTGAGAACGATTAGTTCGACTAGGCTGTTATTGCAGGGTCAGGACAACGCTACTGACAGAACAGATAAACAAATAAGAAACGTACCCTTTGCAACTCATAAGCGAACCAATTGCACCAGATTCTCTCCAATTGAAACCCGTAAGACGAGCAGCACCTCCGCAAGCGACGAACTTAGAGGTGAAAGCAACAAGACAGATGATCACGATATATCCCCAATCAACACCGTTATTCAGAAGACCAAGATTAGTTCTGAGACCTGAAAGCGTGAAATACTATGACAAGCGAGAAAAAAATCAGCGAGAAATGCTAT
The sequence above is a segment of the Psilocybe cubensis strain MGC-MH-2018 chromosome 4, whole genome shotgun sequence genome. Coding sequences within it:
- a CDS encoding Putative band 7 family protein R614; the protein is MSYPQNGMDSKARSQSPSDGNVVDHHAAGEDAPVGPRRSGNSGEQTMIHVQPLKRTEMQPSYAQDLGTGEVTHGVYGSLLQGLGTVVGFFGAIPCCPCPNPFRNVQQGSVGLVSRFGQFYKSVDPGLVQVNVCTESLRIVDVKIQISPIGRQMVITRDNVNVEIDSVIYFQICNPYRAAFGITDLRQALIERAQTTLRHVVGARAVQSVVTEREAIAFEIAEIVGDIADKWGVAIEGILIKDIIFSPEVSASLSSAAQQKRIGESKVIAARAEVDAARLMRQAADILASPAAMQIRQLEALQQMAKSANSKVVFVPMQLQSDVTGQLASGSGLNQIIQNESGTTPEGSLGMAGRVGVLNSVSEV
- a CDS encoding K(+)/H(+) antiporter 1, with amino-acid sequence MPKIRTTRTKAPPEGYEDIEEILEDYAKKMRDAENESHEGKRKAESLWPIMRISHARSRYIYELYYKREAISRELYDWLLKEGYADANLVAKWKKTGYEKLCCLRCIQTRDMNYQGSTCICRVPKAQVRSGTVVECVHCASNLSRLHCTDVNAQSAKWSSSLRLSSLLESFYLDSRLAMGEFTNALYSLVSREASEQGGVISGDNPTKYSPSNPIRLWIIQLVIIISMTQLLSLILSRIRQPRVIAEVIGGVILGPTVMGRIPHFKETIFPEDSMPLLAVTSTIGLILFLFLVALEIDTRLLKRNILASASVSIAGLVIPLGLGAALGVGVYREFVDSPVNFGHFLLFIAVAIGITAFPVLCRILTELKLLDTEVGLVTLSAGIGNDVIGWILLALTVALVNASSGLTALWVLLVCAGYTIFLLYPGRWAFRWMARRTGSLEQGSPTPFMMTITLLVVFISAFFTDIIGVHAIFGGFLAGLIIPHDNGFAISIVEKIEDLVTILFLPIYFTLSGLRTNLGLLNNGVDWGYIVIICLVAFTSKFVACGGAARLTGFNWRESGAIGSLMSCKGLVELIVLNIGLQANILNTKTFSMFVVHALVLTFMTTPLVLLFYPARHRVHHRGDKVNESDEKPTSISGPPPDDHRKTRFAIVLDKFEALSAAMTLSQLFQAPESYSVAPLSSNLVDNVRANADDIQNVEAASQSNPSPSSNSTPISIEALRLMELTNRTSAVLRSQEASSLIYNDPVVSVYRTFGQLHNFNVMANLAVVNFDEFPETIAKHVADTSAQLVLIPWARGITSVLEDVAGEAGQQQGVAVGTRNPFDGIFHKTTTQDQTSSYVYSEYIRNVFAKSPCDIGLFVDRGVIGSGSGVVSNGTGKQHLFLPFFGGPDDRLALALVVQMCECPGVTAKVVKLNKTEAVPDMHTPGDEGHRDGSTAALVLPPLQHTVAAADTVYGAHTTQTLLSSNTADSILWDRFTRPESSEPRLTSLSRITFHVESTPTPLRRVTELAKEEAAKTFQRTLIVVAGRSRRLAVESLRDELQRLATGDGGNANGAATVASTSSSVPKTLGDVGAALVATNVNASLLILQAAPSTAA